Below is a window of Cryobacterium sp. PAMC25264 DNA.
AATTCCCGCATGTAGTGGCCGTTCCCATTGTGGATCACTAGATGTAGTATTGAAGTCCAAGCAATCGCACAACGCCTGAAACTGAACTTCGCACCCCGCGGGTGCATTTCCACCGCATATTTCCACCACATTTCCATCACGTCTTCACCACGGTTTTTGCTCAGCTTTGCCCACGGTCCTGAACGACGAGAACGATACGAGAGGCCTCTCCATGGCAATCACCGTTTACACCAAGCCGTCCTGCGTGCAGTGCACCGCCACCTACCGCGCCCTGGACAACAAGGGCATCGAGTACAACATCCTCGACCTGTCGGCCGACGAGAACGCACTCGAAGCCGTCAAGGCGCTCGGGTACCTGCAGGCGCCCGTCGTCATCACTGACGAGGACCACTGGTCGGGCTTCCGCCCCGACAAGATCAACGAGCTCGCCGCCCGCCTGGCGTAGCGATCACCGCGCCTGGGGGGCGCCGCCCGCCGCATGCCCGATGAGGGCGTTCGCACAACTTGCACGAAAAGGGGACCCATGCTGCTTCAGGCTGATTCCACTCGCGAGTCCACCGCCGAGAGCGCCGGAAGCGCCGAGGTTGACATCATCTATTTCTCGAGCCTCTCCGGCAACACCAAACGGTTCGTCGAGAAGCTCGGGCGGCCTGCCGCTCGCATCCCGCTGTACCCCAAGGATGCGCCGCTCGTCGCCGAGCAGCCCTATGTGCTCGTCGTGCCCACCTATGGCGGCGGCATCGAGGGGTCTGCGGTACCCAAGCAGGTCATCCGTTTTCTGAACGACGAACGGAACCGCTCGCTCATCCGCGGCGTCATCGGCGCCGGGAACACAAATTTCGGTGAGGCCTACTGCCTCGCCGGGGACATCATCGCCCAGAAGTGCGGTGTGCCCCATCTGTATCGCTTTGAAGTATTCGGCACACCGGACGACGTAGCCACCGTTCACGAGGGATTGGAAGAATTTTGGAAGCAACAGCCGTGAAGGTCAGCCCGATCAGCCCGCCGTCAGGCCTGGACATGGACTATCACTCCCTGAACGCCATGCTCAACCTGTACGGACCGAGCGGGGAGATCCAGTTCGACAAGGACCGCGAGGCTGCCCGGGAGTTCTTCCTGCAGCACGTGAACCAGAACACGGTGTTCTTCCACTCCCTGCGCGAGCGCCTCGACTACCTGGTCGAGAAGGAGTACTACGAGAAGGCCGTTCTCGACATGTACAGCTTCGAGTTCATCACGCGCCTGAACGACCTCGCGTACTCGAAGAAGTTCCGCTTCCAGACCTTCCTCGGCGCGTTCAAGTACTACACCTCGTACACGCTGAAGACTTTCGACGGCAAGCGTTACCTCGAGCGCTTCGAAGACCGCGTCGTCATGAGCGCTCTCGGTCTCGCCCAGGGCGACGAGAAGCTCGCTGTGGCCCTCGTCGAGGAGATCATCGCCGGCCGTTTCCAGCCTGCCACCCCCACCTTCCTCAACTCCGGCAAGGCCCAGCGCGGCGAGCTGGTCTCCTGCTTCCTGCTCCGCATCGAAGACAACATGGAGTCCATCTCCCGCGGCATCAACTCGTCGCTGCAGCTGTCCAAGCGCGGCGGCGGCGTGGCCCTGCTGCTCTCGAACATCCGTGAGTCCGGCGCCCCGATCAAGCAGATCGAGAACCAGTCCAGCGGCATCATCCCCGTGATGAAACTGCTCGAAGACTCCTTCAGCTACGCCAACCAGCTCGGTGCCCGCCAGGGTGCCGGTGCGGTGTACCTGCAGGCGCACCACCCCGACATCATGCGCTTCCTCGACACCAAGCGCGAGAACGCCGACGAGAAGATCCGCATCAAGACCCTCTCCCTCGGTGTGGTCATCCCCGACATCACCTTCGAGCTGGCCAAGAACAACGAGGACATGTACCTGTTCTCCCCGTACGACGTCGAGCGCGTCTACGGTGTTCCGTTCGCCGACATCTCGGTCACCGAGAAGTACCACGAGATGGTCGACGACCCGCGCATCAAGAAGTCCAAGATGAAGGCGCGTGACTTCTTCCAGACGCTCGCCGAGATCCAGTTCGAGTCCGGCTACCCGTACATCATGTTCGAAGACACCGTGAACGAGGCGAACCCCATCCAGGGCCGCGTCAACATGTCGAACCTGTGCTCGGAGATCCTCCAGGTCAACACCCCGACCACGTACAACGAGGACCTCTCCTACGACACCATCGGCAAGGACATCTCCTGCAACCTGGGCTCGATGAACATCGCGCTGGCCATGGATGCGCCCGACTTCGGCCGGGTCGTCGACACCGCCATCCGGGGCCTGAGCGCCGTCTCCGACCAGAGCCACATCGCGTCGGTGCGCTCGATCGAGAGCGGTAACGACAAGTCGCACGCTATCGGCCTGGGCCAGATGAACCTGCACGGCTACCTCGCCCGTGAGCGGGTGTACTACGGCAGCGAAGAGGGCATCGACTTCACCAACATCTACTTCTACACGGTGCTGTTCCACGCCCTGCGCGCCTCGAACAAGATCGCCATCGAGCGCGGCGTCACGTTCGAGGGGTTCGAGAACTCCACCTACGCCTCTGGCACCTTCTTCGACAAGTACACCGACCAGGTCTGGGAGCCGGCCACCGCCCGCGGCGCCGAGCTGTTCGCGAACTCCAACGTCGAGATCCCCACGCAGGCCGACTGGGCCGAGCTCAAGGCATCCGTCATGGAACACGGCATCTACAACCAGAACCTGCAGGCCGTGCCGCCGACCGGGTCGATCTCGTACATCAACAACTCGACAGCGTCGATCCACCCGATCGCCTCGAAGATCGAGATCCGCAAGGAAGGCAAGCTCGGCCGCGTCTACTACCCGGCGCCGTTCATGACGAACGACAACACCGAGTTCTACCAGGATGCCTACGAAATCGGCTACGAGAAGGTCATCGACACCTACGCCGCCGCCACCCAGCACGTGGACCAGGGCCTCTCACTGACGCTGTTCTTCAAGGACACCGCCACGACCCGCGACATCAACCGCGCGCAGATCTACGCGTGGAAAAAGGGCATCAAGACGATCTACTACATCCGTCTGCGCCAGATGGCCCTCGAGGGCACGGAGGTCGAGGGTTGCGTTTCCTGTGCGTTATGAGTGAGTTTGCTGTGAGCGCCACTAGTACCACCCCTTCTGTGACTGGCCTAAAAAGGACAACAAATGATTGACAAGCTCAAGCTCGTCTCCCACGTTGACGCGATCAACTGGAACAAGATCGAAGACGAAAAAGACGTCGAGGTCTGGAACCGCCTCGTGAACAACTTCTGGCTGCCAGAGAAGATCCCGCTCTCCAACGACGTGCAGTCCTGGAACACCCTCACGCCGGTGGAGCAGCAGCTCACCATGCGCGTGTTCACCGGCCTGACCCTGCTGGACACCATCCAGGGCACCGTCGGCGCCGTGTCGCTGATCCCGGACGCGATCACCCCGCACGAAGAGGCCGTCTACACCAACATCGCGTTCATGGAGTCCGTGCACGCCAAGAGCTACTCGTCGATCTTCTCGACCCTGTGCTCGACGAAGGAGATCGACGAAGCCTTCCGCTGGTCGACCGAGAACGTCAACCTGCAGAAGAAGGCGTCCATCGTTATGGACTACTACCAGGGCGACGACCCGCTCAAGCGCAAGGTCGCCTCGACCCTGCTCGAGTCGTTCCTGTTCTACTCGGGCTTCTACCTGCCGATGTACTGGTCCAGCCGCGCCAAGCTCACGAACACGGCCGACCTCATCCGTCTGATCATTCGGGATGAAGCGGTGCACGGCTACTACATCGGCTACAAGTTCCAGAAGGGCCTCGAGAAGGAGACCCAGGAGCGCCGCGATGAGATCAAGGACTACACCTTCAATCTCATGTTCGAGCTCTACGAGAACGAGATCCAGTACACGCAGGACCTCTACGACGAGGTCGGTCTGACCGAAGACGTCAAGAAGTTCCTGCACTACAACGCCAACAAGGCCCTGATGAACCTCGGCTACGAGCCGATGTTCCCCAAGGCCGTCACCGACGTGAACCCGGCGATCCTCTCGGCGCTCTCGCCGAACGCCGACGAGAACCACGACTTCTTCTCCGGGTCTGGTTCCTCGTACGTCATCGGCAAGGCCGTCAACACCGAAGACGACGACTGGGACTTCTAGCCCCGACTTCTGTCTGAGCGCAGTCCGTTTCGGAAGAAAGCACCCTCGATCACATGATCGAGGGTGCTTTTTGCCGTAATGAGTGGCGGATGCCCCGCCGCTGCCACGAGACGCGGAGGAGGGTGGACCAGTCGTGGGAGGCGAGGGAGACGGCCAGCACGGACGCGAGAACCAGAGCCCCGGCCGGGGCCAGGACCGCCCACGGGGCACGCTCGGCGTAGCCGCTGCCCTCGGCGAGGATGAGCCCCCACTCCGGCGTGGGCTGGTCGCTGCCCAGGCCGAGGAAGCCCAGGGCCGCGAGGGTGAGCGCGATGCCGGGCAGACGCAGCATCGCGTGCCGGAAGACCGGCCCCACGACGGCGGGGAGAATGAACCGGAGCATGGTGCGCCTGCGCCCCACTCCGAGGACGGGCAGGATGCGAATGTGCGGTTGGGCCTTCGCCTCGGTGACGAGGGCCCCGGTGTGCGCAGCCAGGGGCGCCCAGCTCACCAGGGCCACCGCGATCGCGGCGCCCTCGATCGATGGACCCCAGAGTGCGGTCACGATGATGCCGGCCAGAATGGGTGGGGCGGCGTTGGCTACCTCGAGCGGGCCGATGGAGGCGTTCGGGAACAGCCCGATGACGATGCCAAGCACCAGGCAGACCAGCACGACCAGGAGGGCCACGCCGATAGTGGTGAGGGCGCCATGGCCGACTCGCCCGAGCAGGTCGCGACCGCTGGCGTCCGCACCGAACGGCAGAGCCCAGGACGGGCTCTGCAGCCGCTGGTGCGCTGAGGTGAAGGGGTCGCGGAAGAGTCCGGCGACGACGATCACGGCGAGCAGCGTCGCCGATACCACCGGCACCGTGAGGTCGCGGGGTCTGGAGGGCACACGGGCGTCCGGCACCGGCAGGGAGCCGAGGCGGAGGGCGGGGCCGAGCAGGAGGCGTCGGCCGAGCGCCACCGCGAGCCCCACGATCACGGCCACGACGAGCAGCGCGAGGATGCCGGCCTGCAGGGCCGGGATGTCCTGGCTGCTCGCGGCCCCGAGGGTGGCGCGGCCGAGGCCGGGGATCGCGAAAATCTGCTCCGCCGCCACCGCGCCACCGGTGAGCCCGATGAGCACCAGACCGATCTGGCTGAGTACCGACGGGAGCGCCCGCCGCAGCACCGCGACAACCGTGCGTGCACGTGAGAGCCCCGCCATGGCCCAGGTGGACACCCACCGTTCGGCGAAGGTGGCGGTGATCGCGTCCGACAACAGCCGGCCGATCAGGCCGCCGGCCGGGATGCCGAGCGAGAGGGCAGGCAAGACCGCGTACTCCCGGCCGGCCCAACCGTAGGGCGGGAACCAGCCCAACCACACCGCGCAGACGATGAGCAAGGTCGACGCGAGCAAGAACTCCGGCAGGGCGGTGAAGGTGGCCCCCACGACCCCCGAACCGCGAGTGGGTCGCCCCCGCATCCCCGCGCCCAGGGCGGGCATGCAGAGCACGACGGCGATGATGATCGCGACGATGATCGCGAATCCCATCAGCGTCACCGAGACGCCGAGGGCGCTCAGCGTGCCCGGCAGCACCGGTCGGTTGCTGATCCAGGACGTGCCCAGGTCGCCGCGGAAGATCCCGGCGACCCAGTCGACGAAGACAACGACCGGTCCGCGGTCGAGGCCGAGTTCCGTGCGCACAGCCGCCAGGGCTTGGGGGGTCGCCTCCAGATCGGCATACCGCGCGCGCAGGATCGTGTACTCGGGGCTCCGCCCGCTCAGCCAGGGCAGCATGCCCACCAGGAGCACCACCGCCGAGATCGCCGCTATGCGGGAGAGCGCGACGAGGGTGGCGGCCCACCCGCGAATCACTCGCGGTCCACGCTGGTCTTGTTGGTGATCAGCGTGCGTTCGCGGGGGTCCCGCGCCGCGTTGGTGACGCCGGCGGCCTCACCCTGGATCACACGCTCGTGCAGCATCGGGATGGCGGCATCGGCGGCGAGGATGAGCGCTTCGGCGTGCAGGATCGCCTCGCGACGGTCTTCGCCGGCCGGTAGTTCACCGGCGGCGGTGATCGCGGCGTCAACGGCCGGGTCGCAGAACTGCGAGATGTTGAACGAGCCGTCGCAGGCGAAGTCGCTGTACAGGTAGGCAACGGGGTCGCCGGAGTCGAGGACCGTGGCGCGGGAGAGGATGAAGGCGTCGAAGGCACCGTTCAGGGCATCGGCCTCGATGTACTGGTATTCCCGTACGTCCTGGGTCACGACGAACCCGGCGGCCTCGAGCTGCTGCTCGATGAGCACGGCCACCTCGGGCAGTTCGGCCCGGTCGGTGAACGTGCCGAGACTGATCGGCACGCCGTCGACCTGGGCTGCGGGCGCGCGGGTGCTGAGGGCATCCGTGTAGGTCTCGTCGTCACGGAGGTCGGCGGCCCAGTCGATGGCCGGCCCGAGCAGCCCGGCGGCTTCATCGGCGCGGGACTCGTAGACGAGCTCCACGATCGCCGCGCGGTCGATGGCGTCGCGGGCGGCGGCGCGCACGGCCGGGTCGCTGAACGGCCCAGTCTCGGTGTTCAGGTAAAGCGTGTTGGTGCGGGGCATTGGCACCTCGTAGATCAGGTCCTCGTCGATCTGCGCGGCCTGGCCCACCGGGATCGCCTCGACGATGTCGGCCGTGCCGGTGCGAAGCGCCGCAGCCCTGGCGGTGCCGTCGGGCACGAACTCCACGTCGATGCCGCTGGAGACGGCCCTCTCGCCCCAGTAATCGTCGTACCGGTCCAGGGTGGCCGAGGAGGTGCCGTTCACGGCGACGAGTTCGAACGGACCGGTGCCGGTGCCGATCGGGTCGACGACGCCGTCGCTGCCGTACGCCGAGGCGGCGAGGATGGCCAGCTGCGGGCTGGACAGGCGCTGCGCGATCAACGGATCGGGGGCATCCGTGCCGACGAGCACCGAATCACCGTCGGCGGTGGCCGTGAGTTCCACGCCATCGAGGATGCGCGGCTTGGGGCTGGCGGTGCTGGCGGCGGTCAACGAGGCCGCGACCTGCTCGGCCGTCAGCGCGGTGCCGTCGTGGAAGGTCACATCCTTTCGCACGTCGAACTCCCAGGTGAGGTCGCCGACCTGGGTCCACCCGGTGGCCAGTGCCGCCTGCGGGTCGCCGAGCGCATCCAACGTCACCAGGGTCTCGGCGGTGCTCCACCGGGACAGCTTGAAGGCATCATCGCTGAGCGGGGACAGCCCGGATCGGGGCGGCTGAAGCATGGCGAGGCTGATGCGGCTGTCAGTGCCCTGGGCCTGCGGGGCACCGGCGGAGAAGCAGCCGGTGAGGGCTACGGCCAGGCCAGCAGCCACTGCGGTGGCGGCCAATGGGCGGATCGATCTGTGAGTCATGGGTCCTCTTAGCTGTGGTGGGGGTGAATCGGAAGAAATCGGGGCAGGGTGAGGCCGCTCACCAGCGCGAGCCCGGCGAGCAGGCCCCAGCCCACGGCGGGGGAGCTGTCGAACAACGAGCCGAGCAGCACGCTGCCGAGCAGCACCGCCACGCCGCCGCAGGTGGCGAGCAGGCCGTAGAAGGAACCCAGCCGGGCGCCGCCGGCGAAGAGCGGCACGAGGTCCAGGGCCACGGGGAGCACGAGCATGTGCCCGAGGGCGAGGCAGGTCACCAGCGCCGCGGCGGGCAGGGTGTCTAGGACGCTGCCGGTGAGCGGCATGCTGCCGGCGGCGCCGACCGCGAGGAACCCGACCGCCATGACGGTGAATCCGGCCGCCAGCGCACGGGCTGCGCCGACGCGGCGGGCCAGGGCGGCGACCGGCCACTGTAGCGCCACGGTGAGCAGCGACACCAGGAGGAAGAGCGCGCCGAGGGTGCCGGTGCCACCGTCGGTGCGTTCTACCTCGAAGGACAGACCGAGGTAGAGCTGGTTGTACGCGAGCAGGTTGATGCTGGAGAGAGCCGCGAAGACGACAAATCGCCGATTGCGGATGCTTGCCCACGGGTCGGCGGGCTCCGGCGCGGCCCGGTCGGCGGCGGAGCCCTGCTCGGTGTGCGGCTGCTCGGCGGGGATGAGTCGCCACAGCACAATGCCGACGACCGTGAACACGGCGGCACCGGCCAGCACCGCGGCGGAGAAACTCAGGCCAAGCAGCAGGGCGCCGGCGACGGGACCGACCGCTGCGCCGAGCTCGCCCACGACGATCAGCGCGGCGAACAGCGAGGGCCGGCCGGCGGGCCGGGTCGGGCGGGTACGCGCATCCGCGGCGGCGACCAGGGTCTCCAGCGCCGGCGAGAACAGGGCGCCGCCGAGGCCGGTGAGCACGGCGCCGGCCAGGAATCCGGCGAACCCGTCGGCGGACGCCAGCAGGAGGTAGCCGGCCACGCGGACCGCGCAGCCGAGGGCGATCAGGGCCCGCGCACCGAAGCGATCGGTCAGGATCCCACCGGCCAGGAACAGGCCCTGCTGGAAGAAGGTGCGGGCGCCGAGCACCAGGCCGATCGCGGTTCCGCTGAGCAGGAAATCGGTGCGCATGGTCGACGCAAGAAAGGGGATGACGGCGTAGAAGCCGAGATTGAAGATCAACTGGCTCACCAGGAGCGTCGAGGCGTGCGGAGCCCCGGGGGTGCGCAGCAGGGTTGCCGAGGTCATGCCGCGGGCCCCTCGGCGAGCCGGGGAATGGCGTCCACGAGCTCCCGGGTGGCCGGATGCCGGGGATCGCTGAGCAGACGGCTGGTGGCCCCGTCCTCCACGATGCGTCCGTTGGCGAGCACCACGCTGCGCCGGCACAGGCGCACGACGGCATCCAGGTCGTGGGAGACGAAGACCAGTCCGAGCGAGCGGTGCTCGGCGAGACCGGCCAGCAGCTCGATGACGTGGTTGCGGAGCGGCAGATCTAGGCCGCTGATCGGCTCGTCGGCGAGCAGAAAATCCGGCGCGGTCACGATGGCGCGCGCAATGGCCACCCGCTGCGCCTGCCCGCCGGAGAGTTCTCGGGGGCGTCTGCCGGCCAGGGCGGAGACCAGGCCGACATCGTCCAGCGCCGCGGCGACCAGGGTGCGGTGATCGCCGGCCGCCCCCAGGCGCTTGAGCGGCTCAGCCACCGACTGGGCCACGGTCATCCGTGGGTCCAGGCTCGCGGCCGGGTCCTGGGGAACGTACTGCACCCGGCGCCGGTACCAGCGGAGCGACCGGGCACTGCCCGAGGTCACCTCGCGCTCGCCGAGATGAACCCGGCCTTCGTCGGGGCGGGTCAGGGCGAGCAGCGTGGTCAGCAGGGTGGACTTGCCCGACCCGGACCGACCGACGATCCCGACGGTCTCACCGCGCGAGACCTGAAAACTCACGTCGACCAGGGCTGGGGCCTGGTCGGGGGAGAGGGGCTGGCGGGATCGCGGGTAGCGGTGGGTCAGCCCGACGGCGCCCAGCACGTCGGTCACCGCGCGACTCCGCTCGTGGCCCGGGCCGGCGATGCCGCGGCCACCAGTGCGCGCGAGTACGGATGCTGCGGTCGGCTGATCAGGTCGGCCATCGTCGCTGACTCCACAAGACGCCCGCGCTCCAGAACCAGCGCGCGATCGCACAGCGACGCGGCCACCGCCAGGTCGTGG
It encodes the following:
- the nrdH gene encoding glutaredoxin-like protein NrdH — protein: MAITVYTKPSCVQCTATYRALDNKGIEYNILDLSADENALEAVKALGYLQAPVVITDEDHWSGFRPDKINELAARLA
- the nrdI gene encoding class Ib ribonucleoside-diphosphate reductase assembly flavoprotein NrdI, yielding MLLQADSTRESTAESAGSAEVDIIYFSSLSGNTKRFVEKLGRPAARIPLYPKDAPLVAEQPYVLVVPTYGGGIEGSAVPKQVIRFLNDERNRSLIRGVIGAGNTNFGEAYCLAGDIIAQKCGVPHLYRFEVFGTPDDVATVHEGLEEFWKQQP
- the nrdE gene encoding class 1b ribonucleoside-diphosphate reductase subunit alpha, producing MDYHSLNAMLNLYGPSGEIQFDKDREAAREFFLQHVNQNTVFFHSLRERLDYLVEKEYYEKAVLDMYSFEFITRLNDLAYSKKFRFQTFLGAFKYYTSYTLKTFDGKRYLERFEDRVVMSALGLAQGDEKLAVALVEEIIAGRFQPATPTFLNSGKAQRGELVSCFLLRIEDNMESISRGINSSLQLSKRGGGVALLLSNIRESGAPIKQIENQSSGIIPVMKLLEDSFSYANQLGARQGAGAVYLQAHHPDIMRFLDTKRENADEKIRIKTLSLGVVIPDITFELAKNNEDMYLFSPYDVERVYGVPFADISVTEKYHEMVDDPRIKKSKMKARDFFQTLAEIQFESGYPYIMFEDTVNEANPIQGRVNMSNLCSEILQVNTPTTYNEDLSYDTIGKDISCNLGSMNIALAMDAPDFGRVVDTAIRGLSAVSDQSHIASVRSIESGNDKSHAIGLGQMNLHGYLARERVYYGSEEGIDFTNIYFYTVLFHALRASNKIAIERGVTFEGFENSTYASGTFFDKYTDQVWEPATARGAELFANSNVEIPTQADWAELKASVMEHGIYNQNLQAVPPTGSISYINNSTASIHPIASKIEIRKEGKLGRVYYPAPFMTNDNTEFYQDAYEIGYEKVIDTYAAATQHVDQGLSLTLFFKDTATTRDINRAQIYAWKKGIKTIYYIRLRQMALEGTEVEGCVSCAL
- the nrdF gene encoding class 1b ribonucleoside-diphosphate reductase subunit beta translates to MIDKLKLVSHVDAINWNKIEDEKDVEVWNRLVNNFWLPEKIPLSNDVQSWNTLTPVEQQLTMRVFTGLTLLDTIQGTVGAVSLIPDAITPHEEAVYTNIAFMESVHAKSYSSIFSTLCSTKEIDEAFRWSTENVNLQKKASIVMDYYQGDDPLKRKVASTLLESFLFYSGFYLPMYWSSRAKLTNTADLIRLIIRDEAVHGYYIGYKFQKGLEKETQERRDEIKDYTFNLMFELYENEIQYTQDLYDEVGLTEDVKKFLHYNANKALMNLGYEPMFPKAVTDVNPAILSALSPNADENHDFFSGSGSSYVIGKAVNTEDDDWDF
- a CDS encoding ABC transporter permease subunit, whose protein sequence is MIRGWAATLVALSRIAAISAVVLLVGMLPWLSGRSPEYTILRARYADLEATPQALAAVRTELGLDRGPVVVFVDWVAGIFRGDLGTSWISNRPVLPGTLSALGVSVTLMGFAIIVAIIIAVVLCMPALGAGMRGRPTRGSGVVGATFTALPEFLLASTLLIVCAVWLGWFPPYGWAGREYAVLPALSLGIPAGGLIGRLLSDAITATFAERWVSTWAMAGLSRARTVVAVLRRALPSVLSQIGLVLIGLTGGAVAAEQIFAIPGLGRATLGAASSQDIPALQAGILALLVVAVIVGLAVALGRRLLLGPALRLGSLPVPDARVPSRPRDLTVPVVSATLLAVIVVAGLFRDPFTSAHQRLQSPSWALPFGADASGRDLLGRVGHGALTTIGVALLVVLVCLVLGIVIGLFPNASIGPLEVANAAPPILAGIIVTALWGPSIEGAAIAVALVSWAPLAAHTGALVTEAKAQPHIRILPVLGVGRRRTMLRFILPAVVGPVFRHAMLRLPGIALTLAALGFLGLGSDQPTPEWGLILAEGSGYAERAPWAVLAPAGALVLASVLAVSLASHDWSTLLRVSWQRRGIRHSLRQKAPSIM
- a CDS encoding ABC transporter substrate-binding protein; this translates as MTHRSIRPLAATAVAAGLAVALTGCFSAGAPQAQGTDSRISLAMLQPPRSGLSPLSDDAFKLSRWSTAETLVTLDALGDPQAALATGWTQVGDLTWEFDVRKDVTFHDGTALTAEQVAASLTAASTASPKPRILDGVELTATADGDSVLVGTDAPDPLIAQRLSSPQLAILAASAYGSDGVVDPIGTGTGPFELVAVNGTSSATLDRYDDYWGERAVSSGIDVEFVPDGTARAAALRTGTADIVEAIPVGQAAQIDEDLIYEVPMPRTNTLYLNTETGPFSDPAVRAAARDAIDRAAIVELVYESRADEAAGLLGPAIDWAADLRDDETYTDALSTRAPAAQVDGVPISLGTFTDRAELPEVAVLIEQQLEAAGFVVTQDVREYQYIEADALNGAFDAFILSRATVLDSGDPVAYLYSDFACDGSFNISQFCDPAVDAAITAAGELPAGEDRREAILHAEALILAADAAIPMLHERVIQGEAAGVTNAARDPRERTLITNKTSVDRE
- a CDS encoding MFS transporter, producing MTSATLLRTPGAPHASTLLVSQLIFNLGFYAVIPFLASTMRTDFLLSGTAIGLVLGARTFFQQGLFLAGGILTDRFGARALIALGCAVRVAGYLLLASADGFAGFLAGAVLTGLGGALFSPALETLVAAADARTRPTRPAGRPSLFAALIVVGELGAAVGPVAGALLLGLSFSAAVLAGAAVFTVVGIVLWRLIPAEQPHTEQGSAADRAAPEPADPWASIRNRRFVVFAALSSINLLAYNQLYLGLSFEVERTDGGTGTLGALFLLVSLLTVALQWPVAALARRVGAARALAAGFTVMAVGFLAVGAAGSMPLTGSVLDTLPAAALVTCLALGHMLVLPVALDLVPLFAGGARLGSFYGLLATCGGVAVLLGSVLLGSLFDSSPAVGWGLLAGLALVSGLTLPRFLPIHPHHS
- a CDS encoding ABC transporter ATP-binding protein, which gives rise to MTDVLGAVGLTHRYPRSRQPLSPDQAPALVDVSFQVSRGETVGIVGRSGSGKSTLLTTLLALTRPDEGRVHLGEREVTSGSARSLRWYRRRVQYVPQDPAASLDPRMTVAQSVAEPLKRLGAAGDHRTLVAAALDDVGLVSALAGRRPRELSGGQAQRVAIARAIVTAPDFLLADEPISGLDLPLRNHVIELLAGLAEHRSLGLVFVSHDLDAVVRLCRRSVVLANGRIVEDGATSRLLSDPRHPATRELVDAIPRLAEGPAA